Proteins encoded within one genomic window of Heptranchias perlo isolate sHepPer1 chromosome 35, sHepPer1.hap1, whole genome shotgun sequence:
- the LOC137302038 gene encoding zona pellucida sperm-binding protein 3-like yields MVQCGEQNLLVRVDMDLFRTRHLIKAADLTLGTAGCRPTGIYSQNHTVLFDYGLHECGSRLQMAGDFLVYTTHLNHTPNARGSVIVRTNGAIIPIECHYFRKGNVSSDPIKPTWIPFSSTKSGEGLLSFSLRLMNDDWLTERTSTVYYLGDLIHIEASVSMTNHMPLKLYIDSCAATLSPDKDSTPRYNIIDYHGCLLDSKAEDSFSTFVLPRGERELDKLQFDLDAFRFFGDDRSLIFITCHLKVAAVDRRDSMNKACTFQNIWTPLEESTNDVCACCHRDNCGATREFRLDSRGRRDLASGPGNDAELKWEGEASLGPLVILDPYVTDLTTEPLNEVEQRMQERSPGGVASEVVLILALTVTAVSLISASLIALFLYRKHKQTQFN; encoded by the exons atggtgcagtgtggagagcagaacctgctggtgagggtagacatggatttgtttagaaccaggcacctgattaaagctgctgacctgaccctggggacagcaggttgtcggccaactgggatctactctcagaaccacactgtcctctttgactatgggctccatgaatgtggcagcagattgcag atggctggagatttcctggtctacaccacccacctgaaccacaccccaaatgctcgtggatctgtcattgtgagaactaatggagccatcattcccattgagtgccactattttag gaagggcaatgtgagcagtgaccctatcaagcccacctggatcccattcagctcgaccaagtctggagaagggcttctgtcattctcactgcgtcttatgaacg atgactggcttacagagcgcacctcgactgtctactacctgggtgacctcattcacattgaggcctctgtttcaatgactaaccacatgcccttgaagctctacattgacagctgtgcagctacattgagcccagacaaggattccaccccaagatacaacatcattgactaccatgg ttgcctcctagacagcaaagctgaggactccttttcaacctttgtgttgccaagaggtgaacgtgagctggacaaactccagtttgacctggatgcgttccgcttctttggagatgaccgttccttg attttcatcacctgtcacctgaaagttgctgcagtggatcggagagattccatgaacaaagcttgtactttccagaatat ctggaccccattggaagaatcGACAAATGACGTGTGTGCCTGTTGTCATCGGGATAACTGCGGTGCCACGAGGGAATTCCGacttgattccagaggaaggagggatcttgcatctggacctg ggaatgatgctgaattgaagtgggagggtgaggcctcacttggacccctggtcattctggatccttATGTGACGGACCTGACAACTGAGCCCCTTAATGaggttgagcaaaggatgcaggagaggtctccaggtg GTGTGGcgtctgaggtggtcctgatcctggccctgactgtgaccgctgtctctctgatctctgccTCTTTGATCGCCTTGTTTctgtacaggaaacacaagcaaacccagttcaactag